The following proteins are co-located in the Hevea brasiliensis isolate MT/VB/25A 57/8 chromosome 11, ASM3005281v1, whole genome shotgun sequence genome:
- the LOC110643784 gene encoding F-box protein At5g03100-like — translation MVEAKTNGTSCKRGSKRLNSFEKDRISSLPDDLLCHIISFLPSTLLAVRTSVLSKRWHLLWTHVPNINLHQQDMPQFYNCQQSCEYFSTLVDKTLKSYSSSKVNKFCIQFPSNFIDSWARMDSCVRFAVGRDVEDLTFDISGYGLEIVRFPDDRGYSLPQFFYHNSQLRNLKTGFCEFVPDGRVSWSSLKDLSIAHATLTDEVMQNVLDGTPLLESLKLLSCIGIHRLDLSLNSHLKELVISGTVLPYEEEYTVLEISGPHLMILEILGRWRKKKCLLMNMSSLIRASLDFEVLEYYPCEKRNDFFERGRNFVKECLENVHHARILKLGSWCIQVLSTWRMTNALLSPSLSRKCLILDVDSFGNHYLPGIASLLCCSYNLHELFINMCPDARYRQMFYLESEFSNSDDDFGENYWTSQKIILSHLLLHLKTIKISSLLMKSKSRFGHERVFAFLGFLLKNASVLEEMIIYGSRVGRGVSETEVLNMALKLISFPRCSPRAVILFPY, via the exons ATGGTCGAAGCTAAGACGAATGGAACTTCATGCAAAAGAGGCTCAAAGAGACTCAACTCTTTTGAAAAAGACCGCATTAGCAGCTTACCTGATGACCTCCTCTGTCACATCATTTCCTTCTTGCCATCAACCCTACTAGCTGTGAGAACTTCCGTTTTATCAAAAAGATGGCATCTTCTTTGGACCCATGTTCCAAACATCAATCTCCATCAGCAAGACATGCCACAGTTCTACAACTGTCAACAGTCCTGTGAATATTTCTCCACACTGGTTGATAAAACCCTGAAGTCTTATTCTTCCTCGAAGGTCAATAAATTCTGCATCCAATTCCCCTCAAATTTTATTGACTCGTGGGCTCGAATGGACTCGTGTGTCCGGTTTGCCGTGGGAAGGGACGTCGAGGATCTTACTTTTGATATTTCTGGCTACGGGTTGGAAATAGTAAGATTTCCCGATGACCGTGGTTACTCGTTGCCTCAATTCTTCTACCACAATTCTCAGTTGCGGAATTTGAAGACCGGTTTTTGTGAGTTTGTGCCTGATGGGAGAGTCTCATGGTCATCACTCAAGGATTTGAGTATAGCGCATGCGACGTTGACTGATGAAGTGATGCAAAATGTTCTAGATGGGACTCCTTTACTTGAATCCTTGAAATTGCTCTCCTGCATTGGAATTCATAGGCTTGATCTTTCTTTGAATTCTCATTTGAAGGAGTTAGTTATTAGTGGAACTGTTCTTCCTTATGAAGAGGAATATACTGTGCTTGAGATTTCAGGTCCTCACCTTATGATTTTGGAAATTTTGGGTCGTTGGCGTAAGAAGAAGTGTCTATTGATGAATATGTCATCTTTGATCAGGGCTTCCTTAGATTTTGAAGTGTTAGAATATTATCCTTGTGAAAAGAGGAATGATTTCTTCGAGAGGGGTCGAAATTTTGTCAAGGAGTGTCTCGAGAATGTCCATCATGCTAGGATACTAAAACTAGGAAGTTGGTGTATTCAG GTTCTATCAACATGGAGGATGACGAATGCTCTGCTGTCTCCATCATTGAGTCGCAAATGCTTAATTCTTGATGTTGACAGTTTCGGTAACCATTACCTCCCTGGGATAGCAAGTCTGCTTTGCTGTTCATATAACCTACATGAATTGTTTATAAATATGTGCCCTGATGCCAGATATCGTCAAATG TTCTACCTTGAGTCAGAATTCAGCAACTCTGATGATGATTTTGGGGAGAATTATTGGACATCGCAGAAGATAATTTTGAGTCATTTATTGTTGCATCTCAAGACTATCAAGATATCCAGCCTCCTTATGAAATCAAAAAGTCGTTTTGGCCATGAACGTGTATTTGCATTTCTGGGGTTCCTGCTCAAGAATGCCAGTGTGCTGGAGGAGATGATTATATATGGTTCTCGTGTTGGACGTGGGGTCTCTGAAACAGAAGTTCTCAATATGGCCTTAAAATTGATAAGCTTCCCAAGGTGTTCTCCTCGCGCTGTGATTTTGTTTCCCTACTGA